In Actinoplanes derwentensis, the following proteins share a genomic window:
- a CDS encoding MDR family MFS transporter: MTDTAAPSRRQILEALTGLLLALFVSTLASTVVATALPRMLSDLHGSATDYTWVVTATLLAATAATPIWGKLADLYSKKTLLQLAAVVFIAGSIAAGFAQNSGQLIAARALQGIGVGGLQPLVQIAIGAMIPPRERGKYAGYQSSVTAISTIGGPLLGGLIVDTGWLGWRWCFFIGIPFALIAMVLLQLTLKLPVLRRDNVKIDYWGSTLITGGVSLLLTWVSFVGDAFAWASWQTLVMVGGTLILLVAAAWVETRAAEPVVPPRILRQRTTALAILGSLAAGTAMYGAAVFLTQYFQVSRGRTPTEAGLLTIPMMVGILLSSIITGRLISKHGTIKPYLVIGSTSLTAGFVILGFVDAHTSLILIGVAMTLIGAGVGMTLQNFVLVVQNAVPLSDIGAASATVSFFRSLGGTIGVAVLGAVLARQVATHTTASVPAATAYGDATGLVFAISAGVALLGVLAAVLLEPVRLRTALDLPTPTVEKRS; encoded by the coding sequence ATGACGGACACCGCCGCGCCGTCGCGCCGGCAGATCCTCGAAGCGCTGACCGGGCTGCTGCTGGCCCTGTTCGTGTCCACCCTGGCCAGCACGGTCGTCGCCACAGCGCTGCCGCGGATGCTGAGCGACCTGCACGGTTCGGCCACCGACTACACGTGGGTGGTCACCGCGACGCTGCTGGCCGCGACCGCCGCCACCCCGATCTGGGGCAAACTCGCCGACCTGTACAGCAAGAAGACCCTGCTCCAGCTCGCCGCCGTGGTCTTCATCGCCGGGTCGATCGCCGCCGGGTTCGCCCAGAACTCCGGCCAGCTCATCGCCGCCCGCGCCCTGCAGGGCATCGGCGTCGGCGGCTTGCAGCCGCTGGTGCAGATCGCGATCGGCGCGATGATCCCACCCCGGGAACGCGGCAAGTACGCCGGTTACCAGTCCAGTGTCACCGCGATCTCCACCATCGGCGGCCCGCTGCTCGGCGGCCTGATCGTGGACACCGGCTGGCTGGGCTGGCGCTGGTGCTTCTTCATCGGCATCCCGTTCGCCCTGATCGCCATGGTCCTGCTGCAGCTCACGCTCAAACTGCCGGTGCTGCGCCGGGACAACGTGAAGATCGACTACTGGGGTTCCACGCTGATCACCGGCGGCGTCAGCCTGTTGCTGACCTGGGTGTCGTTCGTCGGCGACGCCTTCGCCTGGGCGTCCTGGCAGACCCTCGTCATGGTCGGCGGCACCCTGATCCTGCTGGTGGCGGCCGCCTGGGTGGAGACGCGCGCCGCCGAACCGGTGGTCCCACCCCGGATCCTGCGCCAGCGCACCACCGCCCTGGCCATCCTCGGCAGTCTCGCCGCGGGCACCGCGATGTACGGCGCTGCCGTCTTCCTCACCCAGTACTTCCAGGTCAGCCGCGGGCGCACCCCCACCGAGGCCGGGCTGTTGACGATCCCGATGATGGTCGGCATCCTGCTGTCGTCGATCATCACCGGCCGGCTGATCAGCAAACACGGAACCATCAAGCCGTACCTGGTGATCGGCTCGACCAGTCTGACCGCCGGTTTCGTGATCCTCGGCTTCGTCGACGCCCACACGTCACTGATCCTGATCGGCGTCGCGATGACCCTGATCGGCGCCGGGGTGGGTATGACGTTGCAGAACTTCGTCCTGGTGGTCCAGAACGCCGTGCCTCTCTCCGACATCGGAGCCGCCAGCGCCACGGTGTCGTTCTTCCGCTCCCTGGGCGGCACCATCGGCGTAGCCGTCCTGGGCGCGGTTCTGGCCCGCCAGGTAGCCACCCACACCACCGCTTCGGTCCCGGCCGCCACCGCCTACGGCGACGCCACCGGCCTGGTCTTCGCCATCTCCGCCGGCGTCGCCCTGCTGGGAGTCCTGGCCGCCGTCCTCCTCGAGCCGGTCCGGCTGCGCACCGCCCTCGACCTGCCCACCCCGACCGTGGAGAAACGCTCCTGA
- a CDS encoding outer membrane protein assembly factor BamB family protein yields MTMALRGSNGVAFGPDGRLYVAQFVAGQIAAVDLATGDVEVVVAAGGPIEAPDDLVFGADGSMYIADLVPGRVWRRTPAGAFDLLSDQIRNPNGIAVAGDRLFVNEMIPGGRLLELFSDGREPRVLTGGLAMGNAMQTGPDGYLYYPHMITGEVYRISPDGGTPELFAEQVHEPVAVRFDRAGTLFVLSRDAGGTLTRIDDRGRDVHPTGVTGMDNAAFDADNRMFVSSYATGGITEVNPDGHHRLLVRGGPTGPYGLTVDSGGLVHAADHYGVISRNGIALSTFVHGVAADGEDLHVTSQYGRVRTLDGNTGTYRHRADLDQPLGITVDGDGALVIAESGAARVVAVAPDDTVTVLADGLGRPVDVVFGDDGHCYVSDEDRGAVYRLSSSGPAVVVADLDRPQGITVAGDRLFVAEAGAGRVLSVDLTTGALSVVAEVPLDGSVPRTPSVFASGGLPGVPRGFAGLTTAGGELVVTTDGSITRLEIR; encoded by the coding sequence ATGACCATGGCGCTGCGCGGTTCCAACGGGGTGGCGTTCGGGCCGGACGGCCGGCTCTATGTGGCCCAGTTCGTCGCCGGGCAGATCGCCGCGGTGGACCTGGCCACCGGTGACGTGGAGGTAGTGGTCGCGGCGGGCGGCCCGATCGAGGCCCCCGACGATCTGGTCTTCGGTGCGGACGGTTCGATGTACATCGCCGACCTGGTCCCGGGTCGGGTCTGGCGGCGTACCCCCGCAGGGGCATTTGACCTGCTCTCCGACCAGATCCGCAACCCCAACGGGATCGCGGTCGCCGGTGACCGGCTGTTCGTCAACGAGATGATCCCCGGCGGCCGGCTGCTGGAACTCTTCAGCGACGGCCGCGAACCGCGGGTGCTGACCGGCGGGCTGGCCATGGGCAACGCCATGCAGACCGGACCGGACGGCTACCTCTACTACCCGCACATGATCACCGGCGAGGTCTACCGGATCAGCCCCGATGGCGGGACGCCGGAACTGTTCGCCGAGCAGGTCCACGAACCGGTTGCGGTCCGTTTCGACCGGGCCGGAACGCTGTTCGTGCTGTCCCGGGACGCGGGCGGCACCCTGACCCGCATCGACGACCGTGGCCGCGACGTCCACCCCACAGGCGTCACCGGCATGGACAACGCCGCCTTCGACGCCGACAACCGGATGTTCGTCTCCAGCTACGCCACCGGCGGCATCACCGAGGTCAACCCCGACGGTCACCACCGTTTGCTGGTACGGGGTGGGCCGACCGGCCCGTACGGGCTGACCGTGGACTCGGGCGGACTCGTGCACGCCGCCGACCACTACGGAGTCATCTCCCGCAACGGCATCGCACTGTCCACCTTCGTGCACGGCGTGGCCGCCGACGGCGAAGACCTGCACGTGACCTCCCAATACGGGCGGGTCCGCACGCTCGACGGGAACACTGGCACCTACCGGCACCGGGCCGACCTCGACCAGCCGCTCGGCATCACTGTCGACGGCGACGGCGCGCTGGTGATCGCCGAATCCGGGGCCGCGCGGGTCGTCGCGGTAGCGCCCGACGACACCGTGACGGTGCTGGCCGACGGCCTCGGGCGGCCGGTGGACGTGGTCTTCGGCGACGACGGCCACTGCTACGTCAGCGACGAGGACCGCGGAGCGGTGTATCGGCTCTCGTCCTCCGGGCCGGCCGTCGTCGTCGCGGACCTGGATCGGCCACAGGGGATCACGGTGGCCGGTGATCGGCTGTTCGTCGCCGAGGCCGGGGCGGGGCGGGTGCTGTCGGTGGACCTGACGACCGGCGCGCTTTCGGTCGTGGCCGAGGTGCCGCTGGACGGCTCTGTCCCCCGTACGCCATCAGTCTTTGCGTCCGGGGGTCTGCCCGGAGTGCCGCGCGGCTTCGCCGGACTCACCACGGCCGGCGGCGAACTCGTCGTCACCACCGACGGCTCGATCACCCGGCTGGAGATCCGATGA
- a CDS encoding flavin-containing monooxygenase yields MSNTPRRYRPEQIEALRARYRLERDRRIRPDGNTQYRRAAGEFSYYAKDPYTPFAERDAKTDRVEAAVIGGGFGGLLTGARLRQAGLTDIRMIDEAGDFGGTWYWNRYPGIHCDIDATVYMPLLEEVGYVPKWRYAPGEEIRQHCIAIAKRFQLYDDTMFHTKVTDLTWDEDAAEWIVSTDRGDRFRARYVVTSSGTLTQPKLPGIPGIENFRGHTFHTSRWDYGYTGDDLENLADKKVAVIGTGATGIQVVPHVAETAEQLYVFQRTPSSIDVRANRPTDQSVLDAVRPGWQQERMDNFLTIVTGGHVAEDLIGDGWTSTARLQRQMLTGTLDHSLSDDEREYLDEIADFRKMDEIRARVDEVVTDPAVAEVLKPWYRYMCKRPGFSDFYLQSFNRPNVTLVDTADHGGITRMTETGIVVGDTEYQVDCVVFATGFEVGVSGVVSGTLPVHGRGGLPLLHHWARGPRTLHGFYSHGFPNLFHLGSLQNAASVNFVHVLQEQAGHIAAVVAEAGKRGARWIEPTAEAEEYWAAVIRDTAPDNYRFQAECTPGYYNNEGRPREVNNSFGPGPVVFHELLRRWRDVGAIAEVLR; encoded by the coding sequence ATGTCCAACACCCCGCGCCGTTACCGTCCCGAGCAGATCGAGGCCCTGCGGGCCCGCTATCGGCTCGAACGCGACCGGCGGATCCGCCCGGACGGCAACACCCAGTACCGGCGAGCGGCCGGCGAGTTCAGCTACTACGCCAAGGACCCCTACACCCCGTTCGCCGAGCGGGACGCGAAGACCGACCGGGTCGAGGCGGCGGTGATCGGCGGCGGCTTCGGCGGCCTGCTCACCGGGGCCCGGCTGCGCCAGGCCGGACTGACCGACATCCGGATGATCGACGAAGCAGGCGACTTCGGCGGTACGTGGTACTGGAACCGCTACCCCGGCATCCACTGCGACATCGACGCGACCGTCTACATGCCGCTGCTGGAGGAGGTCGGTTACGTCCCGAAGTGGCGCTACGCCCCGGGCGAGGAGATCCGCCAGCACTGCATCGCCATCGCGAAACGCTTCCAGCTCTACGACGACACCATGTTCCACACCAAGGTCACCGACCTGACCTGGGACGAGGACGCCGCCGAGTGGATCGTCAGCACCGACCGCGGCGACCGGTTCCGGGCCCGTTACGTGGTGACCTCCTCCGGCACTCTCACCCAGCCGAAACTCCCCGGCATCCCGGGTATCGAGAACTTCCGCGGCCACACCTTCCACACCAGCCGCTGGGACTACGGCTACACCGGCGACGACCTGGAGAACCTGGCGGACAAGAAGGTCGCCGTGATCGGCACCGGCGCCACCGGCATCCAGGTGGTCCCGCACGTCGCCGAGACCGCCGAGCAGTTGTACGTCTTCCAGCGCACCCCTTCGTCGATCGACGTGCGCGCCAACCGGCCCACCGACCAGTCGGTTCTCGACGCGGTGCGGCCGGGCTGGCAGCAGGAGCGGATGGACAACTTCCTGACCATCGTCACCGGCGGTCACGTCGCCGAGGACCTGATCGGGGACGGCTGGACCAGCACCGCGCGCCTGCAACGGCAGATGCTCACCGGCACGCTCGACCACTCGCTCAGCGACGACGAGCGCGAGTACCTCGACGAGATCGCCGACTTCCGCAAGATGGACGAGATCCGCGCCCGGGTCGACGAGGTGGTCACCGATCCGGCCGTCGCCGAGGTGCTGAAGCCCTGGTACCGGTACATGTGCAAGCGCCCCGGCTTCAGCGACTTCTACCTGCAGTCGTTCAACCGCCCCAACGTCACCCTGGTGGACACCGCCGACCACGGTGGTATCACCCGGATGACCGAGACCGGCATCGTCGTCGGCGACACCGAGTACCAGGTGGACTGCGTCGTCTTCGCCACCGGTTTCGAGGTCGGCGTCTCCGGGGTCGTCTCCGGCACCCTGCCGGTGCACGGCCGCGGCGGCCTGCCACTGCTGCACCACTGGGCGCGCGGTCCGCGCACCCTGCACGGCTTCTACAGCCACGGCTTCCCGAACCTTTTCCACCTCGGCTCGCTGCAGAACGCCGCCTCGGTCAACTTCGTGCACGTACTGCAGGAGCAGGCCGGGCACATCGCCGCGGTCGTCGCCGAAGCCGGCAAACGCGGTGCCCGCTGGATCGAGCCGACCGCCGAAGCCGAGGAGTACTGGGCCGCCGTGATCCGGGACACCGCCCCGGACAACTACCGCTTCCAGGCCGAATGCACACCCGGCTACTACAACAACGAGGGCAGGCCGCGCGAGGTCAACAACTCGTTCGGGCCCGGCCCGGTGGTCTTCCACGAACTGCTGCGCCGCTGGCGCGACGTGGGCGCCATCGCCGAGGTACTGCGATGA
- a CDS encoding TetR/AcrR family transcriptional regulator produces MASRRLRVDQVEQTRAVILATAERLFAERGVFAVSNRQISEAAGQGNNTAVTYHFGSKPDLVQAIIARHAEPMEEIRRTLVARHQGSTGLRDWVTCVVRPYTDHLTDLGGPTWYARFAAQLMADPQLRELAGVTMGRAPMLWAVSEGLHGCLPHLPVEVRRERDEMAHTLIVHSCAQRELTAHPDWTATASGLIDAIEGLYRADHSAPR; encoded by the coding sequence ATGGCCAGCCGCCGGTTACGTGTCGATCAGGTGGAGCAGACCCGGGCGGTCATCCTGGCCACCGCGGAGAGGTTGTTCGCCGAGCGTGGCGTGTTCGCGGTGTCGAATCGGCAGATCAGTGAGGCGGCCGGGCAGGGTAACAACACCGCGGTCACCTATCACTTCGGCAGTAAGCCGGATCTGGTGCAGGCGATCATCGCGCGGCACGCCGAGCCGATGGAGGAGATCCGCCGGACGCTGGTCGCCCGGCATCAGGGCAGCACCGGGTTGCGGGACTGGGTGACGTGCGTGGTCCGGCCGTACACCGATCATCTGACCGACCTGGGCGGCCCGACCTGGTACGCCCGTTTCGCCGCCCAGTTGATGGCTGATCCGCAGTTGCGGGAGCTGGCCGGCGTCACGATGGGGCGGGCACCGATGTTGTGGGCGGTGAGCGAGGGGCTGCACGGTTGTCTGCCGCATCTGCCGGTGGAGGTGCGGCGGGAGCGGGACGAGATGGCGCACACGCTGATCGTTCACTCGTGCGCGCAGCGGGAGCTGACCGCGCACCCGGATTGGACGGCGACCGCGTCGGGATTGATCGACGCGATTGAAGGTCTGTACCGGGCTGATCACTCAGCGCCGCGATAA
- a CDS encoding methyl-accepting chemotaxis protein, with protein MNRTFFRTANDRRTGEATAAPADGTTGVDLATTGARHILDCAQANIFVADLALNIVYANPRAMQTLRQIGPEIERVFGVRVSDVLNGSIHRFHKDPARIDRILSNPAFEPRDAAFTFGSITLDTHINQVKDGRGAVIGYVVAWEDVSARNAAERHSQMVTNRLVDTLAMTGEASGSLNSVASAMEQLSATVAEIARSENEASEVVIDAVAGIEAATSTMDRLTEASSRIDEVVSTISQIARQTNLLALNATIEAARAGAAGKGFAVVAGEVKDLSIATQTATQRIGDLITSVQTLSTVAGGEISKIAGIVDAVRANQSSVAAAVEEQTAANQEITRSLTEAADKVHAVTGDLTTFLDTIAGRDRPGR; from the coding sequence ATGAACAGGACATTCTTCCGCACCGCGAACGATCGCCGAACCGGCGAGGCCACCGCGGCGCCGGCCGACGGCACCACCGGGGTCGACCTCGCCACGACAGGCGCTCGTCACATCCTCGACTGTGCGCAGGCGAACATTTTCGTGGCGGATCTCGCTTTGAACATCGTCTACGCGAATCCCCGAGCGATGCAGACGTTGCGCCAGATCGGCCCCGAGATCGAACGGGTTTTCGGGGTCCGCGTCTCCGATGTCCTCAACGGCAGCATCCATCGATTCCACAAGGACCCCGCCAGGATCGACCGCATCCTTTCCAATCCCGCCTTCGAACCTCGCGACGCCGCCTTCACGTTCGGCTCCATCACCCTCGACACCCACATCAACCAGGTCAAGGACGGCCGTGGTGCGGTCATCGGATATGTGGTGGCCTGGGAGGACGTCAGCGCCCGGAACGCAGCCGAACGACACTCCCAGATGGTGACGAACCGGCTCGTCGACACTCTGGCCATGACCGGTGAGGCCAGCGGGTCACTGAACTCCGTGGCGAGCGCCATGGAACAGTTGTCCGCCACCGTCGCCGAGATCGCCCGCAGCGAGAACGAGGCATCCGAGGTGGTGATCGACGCAGTGGCCGGGATCGAGGCCGCGACGAGCACGATGGACCGGCTCACGGAAGCATCGAGCCGGATCGACGAGGTGGTCAGCACCATCTCCCAGATCGCCCGGCAGACGAACCTTCTCGCTCTCAATGCCACGATCGAGGCCGCCCGGGCGGGCGCCGCCGGCAAGGGATTCGCCGTCGTCGCCGGCGAAGTGAAGGACCTTTCCATCGCCACCCAGACAGCGACGCAGCGCATCGGCGACCTCATCACCAGTGTGCAGACGCTGAGTACCGTCGCCGGCGGTGAGATCTCGAAGATCGCGGGGATCGTGGACGCCGTCCGGGCGAACCAGAGCTCGGTCGCGGCAGCCGTCGAGGAGCAGACGGCCGCCAACCAGGAGATCACCCGGAGCCTGACCGAAGCGGCCGACAAGGTACACGCGGTCACCGGTGACCTCACCACGTTCCTGGACACCATCGCGGGCCGAGACCGCCCGGGTCGGTAA
- a CDS encoding MerR family transcriptional regulator, translating into MRMKGGWSTREIAEFAGTTLKTVRHYHRIGLLDEPERSANGYKKYGVQHLIRLMRIRRLVDLGVALADIATIQLSAEGAEQKLRALDAELAASIERQQRMRAELAVILRNPGLVDSPAGFEDPTDDLSDLDRTFMLLGSRIFEPEVMEVMRSLNARPRTSAAAEFDALTGEASEETRQDLAVRFATEIRRDMTEHPLLGDAVDKVQAGGDPDTQPVLLHAVVELLNAAQIDVMQRANAIIYPDAGR; encoded by the coding sequence ATGCGGATGAAGGGCGGCTGGAGCACTCGTGAGATCGCCGAGTTCGCCGGCACGACACTGAAGACGGTGCGGCACTACCACCGCATCGGGTTGCTGGACGAGCCGGAGCGCTCTGCGAACGGCTACAAGAAGTACGGGGTCCAGCACCTGATCCGTCTGATGCGCATCCGGCGGCTGGTGGATCTCGGCGTGGCACTGGCCGACATCGCCACCATACAGCTGTCAGCGGAGGGCGCGGAGCAGAAGCTCCGCGCCCTCGACGCCGAGTTGGCCGCGAGCATCGAACGCCAGCAGCGGATGCGTGCGGAGCTGGCCGTCATTCTGCGCAATCCCGGCCTGGTCGACTCTCCAGCCGGTTTCGAGGACCCCACCGACGACCTGTCCGACCTCGATCGGACGTTCATGCTGCTCGGTTCCCGCATCTTCGAACCCGAGGTGATGGAAGTGATGCGGTCGCTGAACGCCAGACCCCGAACCTCGGCGGCTGCCGAGTTCGACGCTCTGACCGGTGAAGCGAGCGAGGAGACCCGGCAGGACCTTGCCGTCCGGTTCGCCACCGAGATCCGCCGCGACATGACCGAGCACCCGCTGCTGGGCGATGCCGTCGACAAGGTCCAGGCCGGTGGCGACCCGGACACCCAGCCGGTTCTGCTGCACGCGGTCGTCGAGCTGCTCAACGCCGCCCAGATAGACGTCATGCAACGAGCCAACGCGATCATCTACCCGGACGCCGGGCGGTAG
- a CDS encoding alpha/beta hydrolase, translating into MNALIAALGLVGALIVAPEPPAELKWAPCPAEVNTGTFAVQCATVPVPLDYSDSGGTQIELMISRIASTNPEKRRGILMFNPGGPGGTGLDQPAFLAGKGLPATVLDSYDLIGMDTRGVGHSSPVSCGFTADDAYWANVPPYAVDEAAVTAQSAIAAEVAQRCAANDTGGRLRHLSTANMARDLDRIRAALGEKKAGFYGASYGSALGAAYVSLFPDTTDRIVLDSNLAGTHLDRNSLIRFAHGFEETFPDFAKWVAARHASYGLGHTPAQVRKTYFTIAERLDRAPAPDGTNGAHFRFGTFFGLYSEVQYGNTARLWQSLLSSGPAAPAAAAATPHPADNALTVFLAVTCNDVDWPEDLATYQKDVAEARERYPMFGAAAANVLPCAHWKYEPSEPPVKVDDQGPAKVLMLQNRHDPVTPAINAELLRAAFGQRARLVTADGSGHGVYVIGGNACALNLTTSYLVDGKLPARDTTCRA; encoded by the coding sequence ATGAATGCGCTGATAGCAGCGCTCGGCCTGGTGGGCGCACTGATCGTGGCACCGGAACCACCGGCGGAACTGAAATGGGCCCCCTGCCCGGCGGAGGTGAACACGGGGACTTTCGCGGTGCAATGCGCGACCGTTCCGGTTCCTCTCGACTACAGCGATTCCGGTGGCACGCAGATCGAACTCATGATTTCGCGGATCGCCAGTACCAACCCGGAAAAGCGGCGCGGGATCCTGATGTTCAATCCGGGCGGGCCGGGTGGCACCGGACTGGACCAGCCGGCGTTCCTGGCTGGTAAGGGCCTGCCGGCCACCGTTCTGGATTCGTACGATCTGATCGGCATGGACACCCGCGGCGTCGGTCATTCGTCGCCGGTGAGCTGTGGGTTCACCGCCGACGACGCCTATTGGGCGAACGTTCCGCCGTACGCGGTGGACGAGGCGGCCGTGACGGCGCAGTCGGCAATCGCCGCGGAGGTCGCACAGCGGTGCGCGGCCAACGACACCGGCGGGCGGCTACGGCATCTGTCGACCGCGAACATGGCCCGTGACCTGGATCGGATCCGCGCCGCCCTCGGCGAGAAGAAGGCCGGCTTCTACGGGGCTTCCTACGGTTCGGCGCTCGGCGCGGCGTACGTCTCGCTGTTCCCGGACACCACCGATCGGATCGTGCTGGACAGCAACCTCGCCGGCACGCACCTCGACCGGAATTCGCTGATCCGGTTCGCGCACGGATTCGAGGAGACGTTCCCCGACTTCGCGAAATGGGTGGCGGCACGGCACGCGTCGTACGGTCTGGGGCACACGCCGGCGCAGGTTCGGAAGACGTATTTCACCATTGCCGAACGGCTCGACCGGGCTCCGGCGCCCGACGGGACCAACGGCGCCCACTTCCGGTTCGGCACCTTCTTCGGCCTCTACAGCGAGGTGCAGTACGGCAACACGGCCCGGCTGTGGCAGTCCCTGCTGTCTTCCGGTCCGGCGGCTCCGGCAGCGGCTGCTGCCACGCCGCACCCCGCCGACAACGCGCTGACCGTGTTCCTGGCCGTCACCTGCAATGACGTCGACTGGCCGGAGGACCTGGCCACCTATCAGAAGGATGTCGCCGAGGCTCGCGAGCGGTATCCGATGTTCGGCGCGGCGGCCGCCAACGTACTGCCGTGTGCCCATTGGAAGTACGAGCCGTCGGAGCCGCCGGTCAAAGTCGACGATCAGGGGCCGGCCAAGGTGCTGATGCTTCAGAACCGGCACGACCCGGTCACCCCGGCGATCAACGCCGAGTTGCTGCGTGCCGCGTTCGGCCAGCGGGCCCGCCTGGTGACCGCCGACGGGAGCGGGCACGGCGTCTACGTCATCGGCGGCAACGCGTGCGCCCTGAACCTGACCACGTCGTATCTGGTGGATGGGAAGTTGCCGGCCCGGGACACGACCTGCCGCGCCTGA